A window of the Candidatus Atribacteria bacterium ADurb.Bin276 genome harbors these coding sequences:
- the ttdA gene encoding L(+)-tartrate dehydratase subunit alpha, which produces MMKFISLEDLISRLESSLVEMNTKCSEKLQNCMIEALTKEKSDAAREMLSEILENYVIAQEECLPLCQDTGMVMAEVSMGIEVALTGGTFQEALDEAIRRAYQKSYFRKSVLTDPLIGKNTGDNTPGIVFIQQTHGDELQVNLLVKGGGCDNISALKMMTPGIAPDEIKKFILQELDKNASRACPPLIVGVGIGGNAAYALYLASRALGRPLGTPNHCKEYRQWEEQWKNEINQLGIGPQGVGGKVTCLEVRIESYPTHIASLPVGMVCSCHVFRQKKLSW; this is translated from the coding sequence ATGATGAAATTTATTTCGCTCGAGGATCTGATTTCACGATTGGAAAGCTCTTTAGTTGAGATGAATACAAAATGTTCAGAAAAATTACAAAATTGTATGATAGAAGCCCTAACTAAGGAAAAAAGCGATGCCGCTCGTGAAATGCTTTCCGAGATATTGGAAAACTACGTGATTGCTCAAGAAGAGTGCCTCCCTCTTTGCCAGGATACCGGCATGGTTATGGCAGAAGTTTCAATGGGTATTGAAGTTGCCTTGACGGGGGGAACCTTCCAAGAGGCTTTGGATGAAGCTATACGTCGAGCCTATCAAAAAAGCTATTTCCGAAAGTCAGTTTTAACGGACCCCTTAATCGGAAAGAACACTGGGGATAATACTCCTGGGATTGTATTTATTCAACAAACTCATGGTGACGAGCTTCAGGTCAATCTTCTAGTTAAGGGTGGTGGGTGCGATAATATTAGTGCCTTAAAAATGATGACCCCAGGAATCGCCCCTGATGAAATAAAAAAATTTATCTTGCAGGAGCTGGATAAAAACGCCAGCCGAGCCTGTCCACCACTAATTGTTGGTGTTGGAATCGGAGGAAACGCTGCTTATGCTTTGTATCTTGCTTCCCGTGCCCTCGGGCGTCCCTTAGGGACCCCTAATCATTGTAAAGAGTACCGTCAATGGGAAGAACAGTGGAAAAATGAAATTAACCAACTGGGGATAGGTCCTCAAGGGGTAGGAGGCAAGGTGACTTGTTTAGAGGTTCGTATTGAGAGTTACCCAACCCATATAGCCAGCCTTCCGGTTGGTATGGTTTGTTCCTGTCATGTTTTTCGTCAAAAGAAGTTATCTTGGTGA
- a CDS encoding NAD-dependent malic enzyme, with product MQKKTEKELNQPLIEAMKLHEFYQGKIEMNLKCPVRSYQDFAIWYTPGVAEVCKAIVRDSMLSYEFTNRWNTVAVVSNGTRVLGLGNIGPEAAMPVMEGKALLFRYLGGVDSWPLCLKTQNTTELIQIVQSLEPSFGGINLEDISQPECFTVLETLQKSLNIPVWHDDQQGTALVTVAGVLGAVEVVQKSLDKIRVALIGAGASNIRIAHLLIKAGVLAENIVLCDRSGTLHRERKDLEENHPWKWELCQITNGDNLKGGKAEAIANRDLLIALSTPGPGVIKPEWIQTMNKDAIVFACANPNPEIWPWEAKEAGAKIVATGRSDFPNQVNNSLGFPGLFRGILSVQSACINDDMCIAASRAIYRFAQKRGLHTDYIIPSMEEWQLFIEEALAVAQVAIEQNLARKKRDLEELRKEVEGVILRAQGMVKDLVKFGYIPLPLEKQ from the coding sequence ATGCAAAAGAAAACCGAGAAGGAATTGAATCAACCGTTAATAGAAGCGATGAAGCTTCATGAGTTTTACCAAGGAAAGATAGAAATGAATTTAAAATGCCCGGTAAGGTCATACCAAGATTTTGCTATATGGTATACTCCAGGAGTTGCCGAAGTTTGTAAGGCAATAGTTCGTGATTCTATGCTTTCTTATGAGTTTACCAATCGATGGAACACGGTGGCGGTGGTTTCAAACGGAACAAGAGTTTTGGGTTTGGGGAATATTGGACCAGAAGCTGCAATGCCGGTTATGGAAGGAAAAGCGCTTTTATTTCGTTATTTGGGTGGAGTAGATTCTTGGCCTCTTTGTTTGAAAACTCAAAACACCACAGAACTAATCCAAATTGTCCAATCCCTTGAACCGAGTTTTGGAGGGATTAATCTTGAGGATATTTCACAACCGGAATGTTTTACCGTTTTAGAGACTTTACAAAAAAGTTTGAATATACCGGTTTGGCATGATGACCAACAGGGAACAGCCTTAGTAACGGTAGCGGGGGTATTGGGAGCAGTTGAAGTCGTACAAAAATCCTTAGATAAAATTCGAGTTGCATTGATAGGAGCGGGTGCATCGAATATTCGGATAGCTCATTTGCTTATAAAAGCTGGAGTTCTTGCTGAAAACATCGTCCTCTGCGATCGAAGCGGAACACTTCATCGAGAAAGAAAGGACTTAGAAGAAAATCATCCCTGGAAATGGGAATTGTGCCAAATAACCAACGGCGATAATTTAAAAGGTGGAAAAGCTGAAGCAATTGCCAATCGAGACTTGCTCATAGCCTTGTCGACACCGGGTCCGGGTGTAATTAAACCTGAGTGGATTCAAACTATGAATAAAGATGCTATTGTATTTGCTTGTGCCAATCCCAATCCGGAAATATGGCCCTGGGAGGCGAAAGAAGCCGGTGCTAAAATTGTTGCGACTGGACGATCGGATTTCCCAAATCAGGTGAATAATTCGTTGGGATTCCCAGGATTATTTCGGGGTATTCTTTCGGTTCAATCAGCCTGTATTAATGATGATATGTGTATAGCAGCTTCCCGAGCTATTTATCGATTTGCGCAGAAAAGAGGGCTTCATACCGATTACATAATTCCCAGTATGGAAGAATGGCAATTATTCATTGAAGAGGCTTTAGCGGTTGCTCAGGTTGCTATTGAACAAAATCTTGCTCGGAAAAAAAGAGATTTAGAAGAACTGCGAAAAGAAGTTGAAGGAGTTATCCTACGAGCCCAGGGTATGGTGAAAGATTTGGTAAAATTTGGATATATTCCTCTTCCTCTGGAGAAGCAATGA